A part of Liolophura sinensis isolate JHLJ2023 chromosome 1, CUHK_Ljap_v2, whole genome shotgun sequence genomic DNA contains:
- the LOC135463287 gene encoding sarcoplasmic calcium-binding protein-like, giving the protein MDKPTDEVNYEVLERKWRSFFRFLDVNDDKSVSEDDFRNIAERLISAYQVTGNRAMDIRQALKGWWNVFKMEVGSARNIATEEEYVRAVKSLFMENRPVFLAHTKELADSMHDAIDVDGNGVITRGEYIKMFAIMGVQNTGYIGRVFDCLDLDKSGVIDRTEFRRAMVEFNFNDSETDNKGYLFNFPQNNNSP; this is encoded by the coding sequence ATGGATAAACCAACCGATGAGGTGAATTATGAAGTTCTCGAAAGAAAATGGCGAAGTTTCTTCCGTTTCCTGGACGTCAACGACGACAAGTCGGTCAGCGAGGACGACTTTCGAAATATCGCCGAGAGATTGATCTCAGCCTATCAGGTAACAGGAAACCGAGCGATGGACATTCGACAGGCCCTCAAGGGCTGGTGGAACGTGTTCAAAATGGAGGTGGGGAGCGCAAGGAACATTGCCACGGAAGAGGAGTACGTCCGTGCCGTTAAGTCTTTGTTCATGGAGAACAGGCCGGTGTTTCTGGCACATACAAAGGAGCTGGCGGACAGCATGCACGACGCTATAGACGTGGACGGTAACGGAGTGATAACCAGAGGCGAATACATTAAGATGTTCGCCATTATGGGCGTACAAAATACAGGCTATATAGGCCGGGTGTTCGACTGCTTAGACCTGGACAAGAGTGGGGTCATCGACCGCACCGAGTTCCGGAGAGCAATGGTAGAGTTCAACTTTAATGACAGCGAGACTGATAATAAAGGATACCTGTTCAATTTTCCCCAAAACAATAACTCGCCATAG